In the Afipia sp. GAS231 genome, GGCGGAGGCTCCACCATCGGCCTCGGCAAGGCGATCGCGCTTCGGTCCGACCTGCCGCAGATCGCAATCCCGACGACCTATGCCGGATCCGAAGCGACGCCGATCCTCGGTGAGACCGAGAATGGTCGAAAGACGACGCAGCGCAGCCCCAGGGTTCTGCCGGAAGTGATCGTCTACGATGTCGATCTCACGCTCACGCTGCCGCCTGGGCTTACAGCGACGTCGGGCATGAACGCGATGGCCCACGCCGTCGAGGCGCTGTACGCGCAGGATGCCAACCCCGTCACCTCGCTGCTTGCCGAGCAGGCGATCGGCATTCTGGCGCAGGCGCTGCCCCGTATCGTTCAGAACCCTCGGGATCGCGCGGCACGCGCGGACGCGCTCTGCGGCGCGTGGGCGTGCGGCACCTGCCTCGGATCCGTCGGCATGGCGCTGCATCATAAAATTTGCCACGTGCTCGGCGGCAGTTTTGGGTTGCCGCACGCCGAGACCCACACCGTCATGCTGCCTCATGCCACGGCCTTTAATACGGCGAGCGCTCCCGAAGCGATGGCCTGCGTCGCGCGCGCGCTGGCGGCGACCGACGCCGCGCAAGGGTTGTTCGATCTCGCCGGCGAACTCGGCGCGCCGCGAAGCCTGCGCGAGATCGGCATGCCCGAGGGCGGTTTGGACGAGGCGGCAGACATCGCTGTGATGTCCCCGTATTGGAACCCACGCCCGATCGAACGCAATGCGATCCGGGCGCTGCTGCAAGACGCCTACGATGGCCGGCGGCCGGACACCGCGTTCTATCCGACAACGCCGACGGAGACGGTCAATGTATGATCTGAACGAAGATACCATCACCGACGCCGTGCTGGCCCGGTTCGCGGAAACTCCCGATCGGCGATTGAAGCTGCTGGTGCAGGCGCTGGTGCGTCATCTGCATGGCTTCGTGCGGGAAACCGAGCCGACCTTCGAGGAGTGGCGCGTTGCCATCGATTTTCTGACCCGCACCGGCCAGATGTGCTCGGACGTCAGACAAGAGTTCATTCTGCTTTCCGATGTGCTCGGCGTTTCGATGCTGGTGGATGCGATCAACCATCGCCAGCCCGAGGGCGCGACCGAGACCACTGTCCTTGGCCCCTTCCACGTCGTCGGCGCGCCGCAGCCCGCGCATGGCGCGGATATCTCGGCCGGCCTGCCGGGTGAAAAACTTCTGGTCGAGGGCACCGTGGTGGCGGCGTCAGGCGAACCCGTCTCCGGGGCTGTGGTGGAAGTCTGGTCGGCGGATCAGGACGGGTTTTATGATGTGCAGCGCTCCGATCTGGATGGTTCAGCACTGCGCGCAACGTTCCGCGCGGATCAGGCCGGGCGGTTTCATTTCTGGACCCTGATGCCGGCGCACTACCCGATTCCGGCTGACGGCCCGGTGGGGGATCTATTGGGCGCCACCGCCCGTCATCCCTACCGGCCGGCGCATGTGCACTTCATGATTTCGGCTGCGGGCCACGAGCAACTGGTCACACACATCTTTGCCGAGGGTAGCCCTTATCTCGACAGCGACGCCGTGTTTGGGGTCAAGAGCAGCCTGATCCAGCCGTTCGAGCCGAAGCCGCCGGGTGCCACACCGGACGGCCGCGTGCTGGATCAACCCTGGCGGCACTTGGTCCGTCGCTTCGGACTCAAGGCTGCTGGCACATCCAAACTGGCGAAGGCCAGCTGAACACGGAGAACAGAAATGCAAGACAGCAAGCGCCTCATGGCGCGGTTCGTTGAGTTCATCAACACTGCGAGCGAGAAGCTCGCCGACGAACTCATCTCGCCAAAGGCGATATTTCACGTTCCCGGTCGCCCCGAGCCGGTGGTCGGACCTGCCGGCTATCTTGAGATCATCGCGATGATGCGCAGCGGCTTTCCGGACATCCAATGGACCCTTGAGGAGACGATCGCCGAGGGAGACAATATTGCCGCCCGCTTCACCATGCGCGGCACGCACCAGGGAAGCTTCTTCGGAGTTCCGCCCACCGGAAAGAAAATTGCCGTACAGGCGATGAATTTCTATCGCTGGTCCAACGGACAGATCGTCGGGGAACGTGGACAGCCCGACATGTTAGGACTGATGCAACAAATCGGCGCGGCACCCATGTGACGCGTGGTGTATGCCCTCCTAACCGGCTGCGTCCGTGGATCGATCACGCCGGCACGTTCGGGTCCGGCATCAGCTTCGGATCGGGCTTGTTGACCAGATAGAGCCCGGCGATGACCAGCAGCGCCGCCGCACCAAAAGCGATTGTGAGCTGGTCCTTCATGATGAAGTAGGCGGCGACGACGCCGAACAGCGGCGTGATGAAGGTGAAGGCCGACAGTTTGCTCGCCGAATAGGTTTTGACCAGCGCGAACCACAGAACGAAGGTGCAGCCGACCACCCAGATCGCCTGATAGGCCAGCAGCGAGATCGACAGCAGGCTCGGCACACGGCTGATGGTCTCGCCCGACAGAAACGACGCGCCGGCCAAAATCGGGATCGACACCGCGACCTGGTAGCCGAGCGCCTTTTCCGGTGCGGCGTTGCGAAGGTTTGTTCCCTTGGCGATCAGCGTGGTTGCCGCCCACAGCGCACCGCCGGCGACCACCAGCAAATCGCCGAGCAGCACCTTGGCATCAACATTCGGCTGCGGCACGCCGATCGCAAGCGCCACGCCCGCGAAACTCAGGGCCAGCCCGCCCCATTGCAAGGCGGACAGCCGCTCGCCGAGAAACTGATAGGAGCCTAGGGCGACGAAAAACGGGGCGGTGTAGAGAAATACCGCCGCGCGCGACGCCGAGGTGAACACCAAACCCGTAAAGATCAGCACGAATTCGACCCCGAACAGCACGCCCGCGAACAGGCCGGGAAGAAGCGAGCCATCTCGCTCAAAGAACCTGACGCCGCGAAACCAGCCGACCGCCAGCATCACCGGCAACGCGCCGGCGGAACGGATCAGCGCCTGCATCATCGGCGGCACGTCCGGCAACGCCAGCTTGACCGCGATCTGGTTGAAACCCCAGCTCAGGCACAGCATCAGCATCAAGGCGATGGCGCCCGGCGTGAGCGCACGCGCGGCGGAAGACGTTAGCTGATTGGAAGACATCGATCCTCGTGGCCGGCTTGGCGCCGTGTTGTTCTCAAGATTCAGGCTTGACTCACCCCGTCATTGCGAGCGGAGCGAAGCAATCCATCTTGCCGCTGGCGAAGCATGGATTGCTTCGTCGCTTCGCTCCTCGCAATGACGGGTGAGGCTCTCATATTCCCGGCTATTTCTGACAGTGGGCGCAGGTGCCGGCGATTTCGACGACCGAGAGTTTTGGCGCAAAGCCGGTCGCGCGCGCCGCGGCATTGAGGCTTTGCGCGACGGGCGCCGCCGGAATTTCGCCGACCGAGCCGCAATGGTCGCAGATCAGGAACGCGACCATCGAGGTTTCGTCGTGGTCATGCGCGCAGGCGAGGAAGGCGTTGCGGCTTTCGATGCGGTGAACGAGGCCGTTCTCCATCAGGAAATCGAGCGCGCGGTAGACCGTGATCGGCGCCGGCCGCGGCATCGACTTGGCGAGTTCGTCGATCACCTCATAGGCCCCGAGCGGACGGTGGCTGGACAATAGCGCCTGCAGCACCTGACGCCGGATCGGGGTGAATTTCTGCGCCCGCCGCAGGCAAACCTGCTCGGCATGCGACATCGCGTCCGCGGTGCAGCGGCCGTGATCGTGGTCGGGCGCGGGAAAGGTCGGTTTGGCCAAGGTCATCTCTTTCATTTCATAGCATTTTCGCGGCCAATCCCAAAGTGCGCGGCTCAGCGGTTGCCAGCCATGCCGCAGGCGCGGGTCACGTCCTTGTTAACTCCCGATGCAGGATTAATAAGCTAGCTTATTATAGCTAAAGCTTATGGAGGCGGGGGCTAATGCGCGGTTCCGTGGATATGAACTTCCTGTTTACGCTGGGCGAATTGCAGCGGCTGGTGCGCGCTTATGCCGACAAGCAGGCCGCGCGCCACGGCATTACCCGCGCCCAATGGGCGGTTTTGGCCAAGGTGGAGCGCACCGAGGGCCTGAAACAGACCGAACTGGCCGAGCAGATGGAGATGCAGCCGATCACGCTGACCCGGCTGGTCGACAAGCTCTGCAACAATGGCTGGATCGAGCGCCGCGGCGACGAGACCGACCGCCGCGTCAACCGCCTCTATCTGAAGAAAGCGGCGCGACCGCTGCTCGGAAAACTCGCCGGGCTGCGCTCGGAAATCACCACGACGGCGCTCGAGGGCATCAATCCCGCCGATGCCCACCGCATGCTCGACCAACTCGACCTGATCAAAGAGAACGTACGCAATGCCATCCAAAATCCAGCCGGCGAACCTCCCCGAAAGGAGCAGCGCTATGGCTGATCCCGTCCTCAAATTCCCGGCCGAACAAAAAGGCAGCCCGGATTCGCCGTCGCGGCCGAAGCTCGCCGCCGAACCGCGCCGCCGGCTGATGGCCGGTCTGCGCCGTTATCGCCGCGTCCTGTTGCTGGTGGTGCTGCCGCTGGTCGCCGCGATCGCCGGCATCACCTTCTATCTCAACGGCGGCCGCTACGTGACCACCGACGACGCCTATGTCGGCGCACAGAAAGTACTGATCACGCCCGATATCTCTGGCAAGATCGAGAAGGTCGTCGTCAAGGAAGGCCAGCAGGTCAAAGAAGGCGACGTGCTGTTCGAGATCGACCCGGTGCCGTTCCGGCTGGCTCTGGCGCAAGCCAAGGCAACGCTCGATCAGAGCAAGACGACCTATGACAATCTGGTCGCCAACATCAAGATCTACGGCCAGATGCTCGACCTGGCGCAGCAGGGCGTCGACCTGAAACAGCGCGACGTCGATCGCAAGCAGGCGCTGGTGAAGAGCAATGTCGGCTCGCAGCTCGACCTCGACAATTCCGGCACCGCGATGGTGACGGCCGCAGCGCAAGCCCAGTTCGTCAAGCAGCAGCTCTCCAACGCCAAGACCCAGTTGCTCGGCAATCCCGACCTGCCGCTGGAGGAATTCCCGCCCTATGCCCAGGCCAAGGCCAACTTCGACCAGGCCGAGCGCAATCTCGATCACACCGTGATGCGCGCGCCGATGGCCGGCACCGCGACCCAGGTCGATCAAATCCAGCTCGGGCGCTTCGTGATGGCAGGCGCGCCGGTGTTCAGCATCATCGACACCGCGAACCCGTGGGTCGACGCCAATCCGAAGGAATCCGATTTCACCTATGTCGCGGTCGGCCAGACCGTCGAACTCGATGTCGATGCGTTTCCCAACCATGTGTTCAAGGGCACGGTCGGCTCGCTGTCGCCGGGCACCGGCGCGCAGTTCGCGATCCTGCCGCCGCAGAACGCATCCGGCAATTTCGTCAAGGTGGTGCAGCGCGTGCCGGTCCGGATCTATTTCGACAAGGATGACAAGTTCGTGCGCAAGCTGAAGGCCGGCATGAGCGTCTACGCCACCATCGACACCAAACACAGCCGTTCGCTGGCGGCCCTGCTCGGCTTCGCGCCGGCCGCGGCGGGCCACGAGCAGGACTAGACGCCATGCCGACGCCGGATCCGTCACCTTCAGCCGTTCCCGGCCTGCGCCGGAACATGGTGACGATCTGCGCCATGACGGCGACGATCATGCAGGCGCTGGACACCACCATCGCCAACGTCGCGCTGCCCTATATGCAGGGCACGCTGTCGGCCTCTCAGGACCAGATCAACTGGGTGCTGACCTCCTACATCGTTGCGGCTGCGATCATGACGGCGCCGGTGGGCTGGATCGCCAACCGCTTCGGCCGCAAGAACATCTTCATCGTCTGCTCCGGCGGCTTCACCATCGCGTCGGTGCTGTGTGGCCTGGCGCAGGACATCAACCAGATGGTGCTGTTTCGTTTGCTGCAGGGCGTGTTCGGCGCGGCCCTGGTGCCGCTGTCGCAGGCCGTGATGCTCGACTCCTACGCGCTGCATGAGCGCGCGAAAGCGATGTCGATCTGGGGCATGGGCGTGATGATGGGGCCGATCATGGGGCCTTCCCTGGGAGCGTGGCTGACCGAAACCTATTCCTGGCACTGGGTGTTCTTCGTCAACCTGCCGTTCGGCATCTTCACCGTGCTCGGGCTGATGATCTTCATGGACGAGACCAAGAAGGACCTCAATCTGCGCTTCGACTGGTTCGGGTTCTCGGCGCTGGCGATCGCGATCGGTTCGCTGCAGCTCGCGCTCGACCGCGGCGAGCAGCTCGGTTGGCTGGAATCCAACGAGATCATCGGCGAATTCATCGTCTCCGCGATCGGCTTCTACTATTTCTTCGCGCATTCGTTCACGACTTCAAAACCGTTCATTCAGTTCGCGCTGTTCAGAGACAAGAACTTCGTCGGCGGCTGCGTGTTCATGGCTGTGATGGGACTGGTGCTGTATTCGACCATGGCGCTGTCCTCGCCGTTCCTGCAGAACGTGATCGGCTACCCCATCATCACGGCGGGCGTGCTGCTGGCGAGCCGCGGCTGCGGCACCTTCGTCGCCATGATGCTGGTCGGACGGGTGATGCGCTATGTCGAGGCGCGCACGCTGATCATCACCGGCCTCAGCCTGACCGCGGCTTCCCTGTTCCAGATGACGGGTTGGACCGATCAGACCGGCGTCACCGACATCGTGGTGGTCAGCATCATCCAGGGTTTTGGCTTTGGCCTCGTGTTCGTGCCGCTGTCCACGGTGGCGTTCCTGACCTTGCCCGGGCATCTGCGCACCGACGGCACCTCGATGCTGACCTTGATGCGCAATGTCGCCAGCTCGATCGGCATTTCGATCGTGATCTCGCAACTGACGCAGGGGTCGACCCGCGTCTACGCGGTGCTGTCGGAACACGTCAGTCCGTTCAACCACGCCATGCAGATGCCCAACGTGCGCGGCATGATCGACCTGTCGACCGACGCCGGCCGCGCCATGGCGGACGCCATGGTGAAAATTCAGGCGCAGATCATCGCCTTCTCGCAGGACTATCAATTGGTAATGATCTTCATCCTGGTCTCGATCCCGCTGACGATCATGATCGGTTCGACCAAGGCCACGCTGCGTGCGCAGTCGGCCGCACCTGATCACGCGGTGATTGAATAGCGGTTCCGCGCCGATTCAAATCGAAGTCATCCTGCGCTAACCAACGCCTTGCTCAGCACCGTCCGCCATGCGCCCGGATCCATGCTGGTCTCCGGGCCGACCGCGTAGGTCTCGTAGAGACCGTCAGCGGTTGTGTGCCCCGCGGCCTTGATCATCGCGATGAATTCGCCCCACGCGCCGCCGAGGCCTTCATAGCCGCCATGATAGGTGGTCTGCGCGATCGTCATGGCCGGCCACTGTCCGGGCCGCACGCGACCTACAGGTGCGACGGCTGCGGCGACCGGCAGGCAGATTTCGAAATCGAAGACGGCGCCGGGATCGCGCACATGGTGGGTGAACCATGGGCCGACCACCGCAATGTTCTGCGCGGCGACGGCGGCCTTCAATTCCATCAGGCCCGGGCCCATGACCTTCTGAATTTCCGCGCGCGGCACCTGGATCGGAATCAAGGCGATAGGCTGTGACGCGGTTTTGACGGTGCGAAGTGGTTCGATCATGGCGGTGTTCCCGATATCGACTCAAGCGAGCCCGGACGAATTGATGAAGCTCTCGAGCCGGACGTAACTCGCTTCCATGCCGTGCTCCATGCCGCTCGCCAGCATCATGGCTCGCGTCGCCGAATCCGGCAGCGTCATCCGCATCGTCATCAAGGTGCCGGAACCGTCAGGCGTGAACGTGGTGACGATGTGATTGTCCGGTGTCGGATCGGGCATGTGCATCCGCTCGATGTGAACGAGCCGGCTGAACGGCACCAGTTCGACATACTCACCGGTGACGTAGAAGCCGCGGCCCTCCCCATTCGACCACTCGTAGCGAATCTTGCCGCCCGGGCGCGCCTCGTTGATACAGACCGGCATGGTCCAGCCGTCGGGGCCGAGCAGCCACTTCTGGATCAGCGCTGGCTCGGTGTGTGCGCGGTACACGGCCTTGGGCGGCGCTGCGAAATGCCTCGTTACAACGACATGCGTATCGCCCTCGGTCTTCATCGTCATTTTGCTCACGGGATTGCCTCTCACTTTTCGGTTTTCATCGCGTCGAGAACATCGTCCAGCCGGTTGTAATTCGCGGCCAGCGCCTGCCGCAGCATGCCGAGCCACTGATCGATTTCGGTCATCGCCGTCGGCGCCAGCCGGCACGGCCGCCTGGTGCCGTCGATGCGGCGCATGATCAGGCCGGCGCCTTCGAGGACCTTGAGGTGACGCGAGATGGCCGGCTGCGTCATGTCGAACGGCTCGACCAGCTCATTGACCGTCGCCTCGCCGAGCGCGAGGCGGGCCAGGATCGCCCGGCGGGTCGGGTCCGCCAGTGCGGCAAAGGAAGCATTGAGGTTCGACATATCAGCCCCGTTATATAACTAATCTATTATATAACTAGATGATAATTGTCAACCCTTCGAAAAAGTCATTTTTGTCAGTAGCTTGTCAAATACAGCCGGGATCACCTGCGGCGATCGACCAAGTCAGAAATCGCTGGCGGTCGTTCGTCACGGCCAAGCTGCGGCCAAGACTTTTTTGGCCGCTTCCAGCGCGCGCCGCGCCCGCGCTTCCGCATTCAGCGTCTTTGCCAGCGTAACGGTTGGCGCTTCGATGCTGATCGGAATATCCACCGGCATCGTCCGGGCCAGCGAAACCAGATCGATGCCGCCTTCGCCCGGAAACATCCGCTCGAAGCGGGCGGCATGCATCATTTCTTCTGATGTGGCTGGGCGTTTGGCTGGGCCGTCGCAGAGCTGCCAATAGTGCAGCCGGTCGGCCGGAATGCGCACGAGTTCGCCGAGCAGGCTTTTCGACCGGTCGAAGTGCAGCGCATCGACCAGCACGCCGGCATTGGGTTGCCCGACCTGCGCAACAATGCGGTTGGCGGTGCGCAGATCGGGGACCGATGTCCAGGGCATGAATTCGAGATCGGCGGTCAGTCCGTGTGGCGCCGCGGCTTCGCAAAATTTGGCGAAGCGATCGGTAAAGCGATCCAGGTCGGGATCGTAGCCGGCGACCAGGATATTCTTGGCGCCGAGCCGCGCGCCGGTTTCGAAAAAGGCGGCGAAGGTGGCAACTTCGGTCTCGGGGCGGAACGCGACGACTTCGAGATCGGCGACCGTAATGCCTGACGCGTCGAGCCGGGCGAGCGTCTCTTTCAGTGCCGCTTGATCGTCCATCAGAGGATAGGCCAATCCGCCGGGCACCGCCGCCAGCAGCCGAATGCCGACATGGTCGTAGCCGCAGGCCGCCGCGACCTCGACCAGCTCCGGCGGTGCCAGTTCGAGAACCGTCAGGGCGGCAAGCGAGAATTTCGGCATTATCCAAAATCTGCGATGCGGGCATCGAGTGCGAATAGGCCTTGATACACCTCGGCATCGCCGATGTCGCCGACAACGTCGGGCGCCATCTCAGCCATCTCGCGCAGCGCGTGGCGGAGCGACGCTTCGTCCAGCGCCTCGACAATCAGGAGGCCGGCAAAAATCCCCTCATTCTTGCGCATGCCCTTTTCTTTGGTCGGCACCGAGGTCCGGGCTAGGTCGGTGACGCCGATCTGCACCGCCGCGATGCCGTCAAGGGCAGCGATATCGGCGGCCAGCTTTGCCGGGTCCTTTGGCAGGTTCTCAATGCGTAGCGCCACCACGGCCGAGCCTTCGCCGCGGCCGGCGCGCGCCGCCATCACCCCGCCGCCGCGAATGAAGTTTCCCAACAGCGGCATGATCCGTTGCGACCACGGCGTCGGCGCGTTGAGGCGCGCCAGATAGGCGGGGCCGTCGAGAACCTCCGGCGATTCCAGTTCGTAGAGAATGAAGAAGCGATTGAGATCGGAATGCGTCATCCGGAACACGCGGGACGCCAGAAAGCCTTTTGTCGTCACCCGTTCGGTGGTGTGTTCGCGCGTCAGCCAGTGCCGGTAGTCGGTCAGATGTTTCGGCTCGACATCGCTCCAGATCGCGAGAAAGCCTGTGCCACGCATCGCGATCTCCCTCGCTAGGCTTTGAGGCCATGCAGCGGCGCCGGCACCCCATCCGGCAGCTTTCCCAACCGTTGCACGGCGGCCAGCATCGCGGCGAGGTAGCCGTAAGGCCCCATACCGCAGATCACGGCGGTGGATGCGCTCGACGTGATCGAGTGCCGGTGCAGTTCGTCGCGGGCGTGGATATTGGAGATGTGGACCTCGATCTTCGGCCCTTCGAAGATTTTCAGCGCATCGATCAGCGCCACCGACGTAAACGAATAGGCGGCCGGGTTCATGATCAGGGCGTCGAACTTGCCATGCGCCGACTGGATCCAGTTCACCAGTTCGCCTTCCAGGTTGGACTGGTGAAACGACAACTCGACTCCGAGATATTTCGCCAGCGCCTCGCAGCTCTCTTCAATCTGCTTCAGCGTGGTCGCGCCGTAGATATGCGGCTCGCGGATGCCCAAGAAATTCAGGTTCGGGCCGTTCAGGATCATGATCTTGGTGGCCATTGTGCCTCCCCACTCCATATGGCGCCGCGAATGGCTGCAAACAGCGCCGTCGACATGCCCGCGGCAGCGGCGCCGATGACGACAACATCATAGCGTAGCGCGGCGTCGGCAAGTCCGGAATGGAGCAACGGCGTCTCCTTCAGACGTCGAAGAACACCGTCTCGTTGTCGCCCTGCATGTGGATGTCGAGGCAATAGACCGCGTTACCGCTGCCGGGCTGGCGCATCGCAATCAAGGTCGCGCGGCGATCGGCCGGCACCAGCGCCAGCACGGGATCGGCGGCGTTAGACCCCTCACCATCGAAATAGATCCGCGTATAGAGATGCAGCAGCATGCCGCGCGCGAACACCGCAAGCACCAGATGCGGCGCCTGCAGCTTGCCGTCGGGATCGGCGACTTGCCCCGGCTTGATGGTGTCGAAGGCATAGCCGCCATTAGCGTCGGTGCCGATGCGGCCAAATCCCTTGAACGATGAATTCGGCAGCGCGCGCTTATCCTGCGGATCGGCGAAGCGCCCCTGGGCATCGGCCTGCCAGATTTCCAGCATGCAATCCGCCATCGGCGCACCGTCGCCGTCGAACACCCGGCCCTCGACGCGAATGCGTTCGCCCGACGTATCTGGGGTGACGAGGTTGTTGCTGAACGCGTCGTTCCAGTCGTATTTGCCGTTCGAGGTCAGTCCATAGGCGAAATACGGACCGACGGTCTGCGACGGGGTGACTCCCTGCGGCTTGGTGGATGGCACTTACTTGGTCTCCATCGGCGTGGCGTTGCGGCCGCGCAGCACAATGTTGAAGCGGTAGCACAGCGCCCAATCCGGCTGCGTGTTCTCCAGATCGAAATCGGAGACCATCCGGTTGCGCGCCTTCTCGTCGGTGACCGAATTGAAGATCGGATCGAACGGAAACAGCGGATCGCCGGGGAAATACATCTGCGTCACCAGCCGCGACACAAAGGAATGGCCGAACACCGAGAAGTGGATGTGGGCCGGACGCCAGGCGTTGTGGTGATTGCCCCACGGGTAAGCGCCGGGCTTGATGGTGACGAAACGGTAGTAGCCTTGCGCATCGGTTTGGGCGCGGCCGGCGCCGGTGAAATTCGGATCAAGCGGCGCCGGATGCTGGTCAACGACGTGGACGTAGCGGCCGCAGGCATTGGCCTGCCACAGCTCGACCAGCGTATTCGCTACGCCGCGGCCGTCTTCGTCGAGCACATGGCCGTGCACGATGATGCGCTCGCCAAGCGGCTCGCCCTTGCCCTGCAAGGTGAGGTCGTGATCGTTCTCGCGCACGGTCTCGTGGCCGTAAACTGGCCCGGTCAGTTCCGACAGCGTATGCCGCATCGGAATCAGCGGCCTGGTCGGCGAGCGCTTGACGGTGCTCTTGTAGCCGGGCGACAGCCGCGGCGGATGCGCCGCGAGACTGCTGACGGGATAAACGAGTGTCATGACGAATTCCTCCCAGGCTTTGCCTTGCCGGTGAGCCCTGCGCCGATCATTATAGGATATAACTAATCCGGAAAAGGCCTGTTTTCGGCCTGTCCGGACCGGCCTTCATTCTCTCTGCAGGCTGACCAGCGCCCATGCTTTAAGCGATCCTGCCGCAACAAATCAAACCCTTCAATCGGCGCGCGATCAGGACGGCGCGTCGAAGTCGTAAGAAATACGGCCGGCGGGAAGGTAGAACAAAGCGATCACGGTACCGCCCTTCACTTCGGGGAAATGCCGGCTGCCTGGATCCGGCGCGGTCCATCCGGGTCCCTGCCAGCCTTGCAGGCCTTTCAGTTCGGCGCCCGCATCGATCGGAACCACCATGTTCAATTCACCGTAGGGATGGCCATGATATTGACCGCGCAGAACCTCCGCGCCTTCATCCGAGAACGCGCGGGGATCCTTGCTGTTCATATAGACCGCGGTAATGCTGAAATGGAACGTCTCGGGTGAGGGCTCCAGGATTCGGCTGCGCCGATAATTGGCGCCCTCGACCTCCTGGTTCGCCGCCCACCCCTCTTCGATTCCCAGTCTGACCAGGCGCGACAACTCCCGGTAGAGGTCGCTGTCTTCGCCGTATTTTTCGTTCAACCA is a window encoding:
- a CDS encoding helix-turn-helix transcriptional regulator, with amino-acid sequence MSNLNASFAALADPTRRAILARLALGEATVNELVEPFDMTQPAISRHLKVLEGAGLIMRRIDGTRRPCRLAPTAMTEIDQWLGMLRQALAANYNRLDDVLDAMKTEK
- a CDS encoding sugar phosphate isomerase/epimerase, whose protein sequence is MPKFSLAALTVLELAPPELVEVAAACGYDHVGIRLLAAVPGGLAYPLMDDQAALKETLARLDASGITVADLEVVAFRPETEVATFAAFFETGARLGAKNILVAGYDPDLDRFTDRFAKFCEAAAPHGLTADLEFMPWTSVPDLRTANRIVAQVGQPNAGVLVDALHFDRSKSLLGELVRIPADRLHYWQLCDGPAKRPATSEEMMHAARFERMFPGEGGIDLVSLARTMPVDIPISIEAPTVTLAKTLNAEARARRALEAAKKVLAAAWP
- a CDS encoding DUF4286 family protein: MRGTGFLAIWSDVEPKHLTDYRHWLTREHTTERVTTKGFLASRVFRMTHSDLNRFFILYELESPEVLDGPAYLARLNAPTPWSQRIMPLLGNFIRGGGVMAARAGRGEGSAVVALRIENLPKDPAKLAADIAALDGIAAVQIGVTDLARTSVPTKEKGMRKNEGIFAGLLIVEALDEASLRHALREMAEMAPDVVGDIGDAEVYQGLFALDARIADFG
- the aroQ gene encoding type II 3-dehydroquinate dehydratase, which translates into the protein MATKIMILNGPNLNFLGIREPHIYGATTLKQIEESCEALAKYLGVELSFHQSNLEGELVNWIQSAHGKFDALIMNPAAYSFTSVALIDALKIFEGPKIEVHISNIHARDELHRHSITSSASTAVICGMGPYGYLAAMLAAVQRLGKLPDGVPAPLHGLKA
- the pcaG gene encoding protocatechuate 3,4-dioxygenase subunit alpha encodes the protein MPSTKPQGVTPSQTVGPYFAYGLTSNGKYDWNDAFSNNLVTPDTSGERIRVEGRVFDGDGAPMADCMLEIWQADAQGRFADPQDKRALPNSSFKGFGRIGTDANGGYAFDTIKPGQVADPDGKLQAPHLVLAVFARGMLLHLYTRIYFDGEGSNAADPVLALVPADRRATLIAMRQPGSGNAVYCLDIHMQGDNETVFFDV
- the pcaH gene encoding protocatechuate 3,4-dioxygenase subunit beta — its product is MTLVYPVSSLAAHPPRLSPGYKSTVKRSPTRPLIPMRHTLSELTGPVYGHETVRENDHDLTLQGKGEPLGERIIVHGHVLDEDGRGVANTLVELWQANACGRYVHVVDQHPAPLDPNFTGAGRAQTDAQGYYRFVTIKPGAYPWGNHHNAWRPAHIHFSVFGHSFVSRLVTQMYFPGDPLFPFDPIFNSVTDEKARNRMVSDFDLENTQPDWALCYRFNIVLRGRNATPMETK
- a CDS encoding DUF4863 family protein; the protein is MGHREELIERSIPFLREIKDMTPGATMEKWLNEKYGEDSDLYRELSRLVRLGIEEGWAANQEVEGANYRRSRILEPSPETFHFSITAVYMNSKDPRAFSDEGAEVLRGQYHGHPYGELNMVVPIDAGAELKGLQGWQGPGWTAPDPGSRHFPEVKGGTVIALFYLPAGRISYDFDAPS